In Lolium rigidum isolate FL_2022 chromosome 7, APGP_CSIRO_Lrig_0.1, whole genome shotgun sequence, the DNA window CCACAAGAATGTTTCTCTCTTGTCAATTGCTCAGCACTGTCCTCCAAACTTTACCGGTGCTGATATTTATGCATTATGCGCGGATGCATGGTTTCATGCTGCTAAGCGTTCCGTGAGTATCTGCACTTCCCTGCTGGCAACTTATGTGTTTCTTAGCTGTGCTGTGTTGGACTTACACGCTGGTATTTGAAGGTTGAAACACTTGAAGGTGATCCTTCAAGAAATAACGAAGCCATTGCTGAGGAAGTCATTGTCGAGACTGGCGATTTTATGACGGTAATATTCAAATCATTTTTCAGCAAGCACAATAAGTATCTGTTGGTCATATCTTAGGAGTTGAACTATTTTTCTTACTACACAGGTGCTGGGCGATATCTCACCGTCATTGACAATGGAGGAGTTGCAAAACTATGAACAGTTGAGGCAGAAGATCGAAGGACCTTCTAGATCATAAGGACTTCATTAGTAGCTATAACAAATGTGTTTTTGCACCTCCCAGCTATTGCCTGAGTGTACAGCCGTCAACTTTCTTCCGTGGATTTTATTTTGTGTGTGTAGAGAGTGAATTAGAAAATAGACTAGCTCCATGTATGAATAATAGCTGGGTGTTTGCCTTCCACAATTCCCTCTGCATTTGGCAATTGTGGCCATGTTGTATGCACGTTCCAGCAATGAGTTTAGCATATTTTCTGGGTATTACAAAGCAGAACTAGCAGCATACCCAAGAGTTTTCTGTTCTGTGTTCATACTTAaacaaaatcaatatcaatatACAATACAAAATTAGTTTTATATTTGACTTGGCAACCTGTCATACAACAGAGTGACTTGCAAGATTAGCTTCTCTGTGTTCAGCAGGAAGATGGCACGATAGAGATGCTGTAGCGGCAAAGATGACACGATATAGATGCCGTAGCGTGTTGCTGCCTGGACGTTGCAGGCCACGGTTAACGTAGCTGTGTATGATACATTTTGATTTCTAACCTTTTGAACTATGCTCTGGGATCACATGTTTGATAGGAAATTTTATTCAGAAAAAGAATAAGATGAGATACACACTTTCCTTTTTGCTGTATCCAACTGCTGCAAACTAAACTAGACACCTGATAAAATGAAGACCCTAACTAGCCCTGGCTCTAAGCTAGACACCTGTTAAAGAAGCAGCAACCTATTTATTTAGTGGACTAAACTAGCATGTGAAGCGAAGGCTTTGAGTTGCGGATCCTGGATGTCTTCTCCCACAGTTCCACCAAAGCCGAAGGACTGGTTGCTTTGAGCTCAACATACCCTTTGCTTGCCATTACACTATCAATTTCCCTTGTACCCAAAGAGGCAATAAACTTAATGCAAGCATCCTTCAACCTGCCGCAATGATACCGATCAGCCAAAGCCAGCGTAGTCATCACGGTCTTCACATCAATGGTCTCACAGAGGATGCTTTCACATATTATCTTGAGCCTCTCCATGGCGTAGCGATCCGCGGTGACAAGCAAGTGCCGGGTCATCTCTTTATAGTCGTTGCCGCCAAGACGGTCCATGGCGGGCGACAGCGAGTCGGTGTAGATGAAATGGAGCAGGGCCTCGAAGACGGCGGGCTGCATGTCACCGATGGTAATACGACCTGGGTCGTTTTTGCTCATCTCGCCGTAGAGCTCCGCCTTGAAGACGGGCGACCGCATCGCGAGCACCGTCTTGTGGGCAGGAAAATCCTCTTTTCCGACATTGAAAACCACGTCTGTGCCCTCCTTCTCCCGAAGCAGCTTGCTCAGATGATCCGTGATGTTGGACGGCGGCAGCTTGGCAAAC includes these proteins:
- the LOC124671332 gene encoding BTB/POZ and MATH domain-containing protein 1-like, translated to MGNTITHVLNASQGSPAAAKTVQGFHVCEISGYSYHRERPGESGRSPVFSVCGYEWQIKYYLGGFTDTSYKDYVGLCLQLQNKKDDTRVVASVKLSFVDQTGSSPHHTVTAEFDSGRNNVIYHLEFMKRSELEASPYLRFDRIIVACHIAILKEAKNVADVVEKFAKLPPSNITDHLSKLLREKEGTDVVFNVGKEDFPAHKTVLAMRSPVFKAELYGEMSKNDPGRITIGDMQPAVFEALLHFIYTDSLSPAMDRLGGNDYKEMTRHLLVTADRYAMERLKIICESILCETIDVKTVMTTLALADRYHCGRLKDACIKFIASLGTREIDSVMASKGYVELKATSPSALVELWEKTSRIRNSKPSLHMLV